The Petropleomorpha daqingensis genome includes a window with the following:
- a CDS encoding MFS transporter has product MSRSPHRPPAEREAAATARPGFAAVVLATLAVLVTAADTYVVVLALPDILTGIGVGIDQLQRATPIIGGFLLGYTATLPLLGRLADLRGRLPVLVGCLLLFALGSLLTATAVGLGPAVAGRCLQGIGAGGLVPATLALVADRWPPERRALPLGVVGAVQEAGAVLGPLAGAAVLAVADWRAIFWLNLLLGLGLAVGALIAGHARRPDLIGLVLLAVAGIALALQLAAPAALAEDVTLGLLYVPLVDAVPASTPLVLVVVVAGAALVLRSLAAPERAVLPLRGLRRLAGEVDVLGSLLVVVALGCLVWAFAAADPATQVVALGPVLLPIAAVAAIAFVVHERRTADPVLPVRALRPTGAWGALLVNLLVGVALVAALVDVPLFARATTTPGDQFGAALVLVRLLIAVPVGAVAGGWLCRRVPPRLVAAGGMALTALALAVMTQWGERSLDGAASYLVLLAAGLGFGLAIAPVNAVLLAVTGSEVHGSASALAVVARTVGMLVGLSLLTAVALRRFDQAVAAIGSPVTLCPQTPADCPAYDRATDAAVLTQLHTVFAGAAIAAGLAAVAALVLLKGPRRAE; this is encoded by the coding sequence ATGTCTCGATCACCGCACCGCCCACCGGCTGAGCGGGAGGCCGCGGCCACGGCACGGCCCGGGTTCGCGGCCGTCGTCCTGGCCACGCTGGCGGTCCTGGTCACCGCCGCCGACACCTACGTCGTCGTCCTGGCCCTGCCGGACATCCTCACCGGCATCGGCGTCGGCATCGACCAGCTGCAGCGGGCGACCCCGATCATCGGCGGCTTCCTGCTCGGCTACACCGCCACGCTGCCGCTGCTCGGCCGGCTGGCCGATCTGCGCGGCCGGCTGCCGGTGCTGGTCGGCTGCCTGCTGCTGTTCGCCCTCGGCTCGCTGCTCACCGCGACCGCCGTCGGCCTCGGCCCCGCCGTGGCCGGCCGCTGCCTGCAGGGCATCGGCGCGGGCGGGCTGGTCCCCGCCACGCTGGCCCTGGTCGCCGACCGCTGGCCGCCCGAGCGACGGGCGCTGCCGCTCGGCGTGGTCGGCGCCGTGCAGGAGGCCGGCGCCGTCCTCGGGCCGCTGGCCGGCGCCGCGGTGCTCGCCGTCGCCGACTGGCGGGCCATCTTCTGGCTGAACCTGCTGCTCGGCCTCGGCCTGGCCGTGGGAGCGCTGATCGCCGGCCACGCCCGCCGGCCGGACCTGATCGGGCTGGTGCTCCTCGCCGTCGCCGGGATCGCGCTGGCGCTGCAGCTGGCCGCGCCCGCGGCGCTCGCCGAGGACGTCACGCTCGGCCTGCTCTACGTCCCGCTGGTCGACGCCGTCCCGGCCAGCACCCCGCTGGTCCTCGTCGTGGTCGTGGCCGGGGCGGCCCTGGTGCTGCGCAGCCTGGCCGCGCCCGAGCGCGCCGTGCTGCCGCTGCGCGGGCTGAGGAGGCTGGCCGGCGAGGTCGACGTGCTCGGCTCGCTGCTGGTCGTGGTCGCGCTCGGCTGCCTGGTCTGGGCGTTCGCCGCCGCCGACCCGGCCACCCAGGTGGTCGCCCTCGGCCCCGTGCTGCTGCCGATCGCCGCCGTCGCGGCGATCGCGTTCGTGGTGCACGAGCGGCGCACGGCCGACCCGGTCCTGCCGGTGCGCGCGCTGAGGCCCACCGGTGCGTGGGGCGCGCTCCTGGTCAACCTGCTGGTCGGGGTCGCGCTCGTCGCCGCGCTGGTCGACGTCCCGCTGTTCGCCCGCGCCACGACCACCCCCGGCGACCAGTTCGGCGCGGCCCTCGTGCTGGTCCGGCTGCTCATCGCGGTGCCGGTGGGCGCGGTCGCCGGCGGCTGGCTGTGCCGGCGGGTCCCGCCGCGGCTGGTGGCCGCCGGCGGCATGGCGCTCACCGCGCTGGCGCTGGCCGTGATGACCCAGTGGGGGGAGCGGTCGCTGGACGGCGCCGCCTCCTACCTCGTGCTGCTCGCGGCCGGGCTCGGGTTCGGGCTGGCCATCGCGCCGGTGAACGCCGTCCTGCTCGCGGTCACCGGCTCCGAGGTGCACGGCAGCGCCAGCGCGCTGGCCGTCGTCGCGCGCACCGTGGGCATGCTGGTCGGGCTGTCGCTGCTCACCGCGGTGGCGCTGCGCCGGTTCGACCAGGCGGTGGCGGCGATCGGCTCGCCGGTCACGCTCTGCCCGCAGACCCCGGCCGACTGCCCCGCCTACGACCGGGCCACCGACGCCGCGGTGCTCACCCAGCTGCACACCGTCTTCGCCGGCGCCGCGATCGCCGCGGGGCTGGCCGCGGTCGCCGCTCTGGTGCTGCTGAAAGGCCCCCGCCGAGCCGAGTGA
- a CDS encoding BTAD domain-containing putative transcriptional regulator, translating into MDDSRLRVSLLGELAATCSGEPLDLGGPRQRAVLAVLLLARGEIVPADRIIESVWGGRPPVDTTGALQSYVSHLRRRLEPGSAARTRSAVIVREGPGYAVRLPREAVDAWRFEDLLAQAAAAEHPARVAELLADALHLWRGPALADYAEEPWAEAEIGRLSELRAAARERLLAARLELGEAAMLVPDLESMVGEEPLREERWRLLALALYRAGRQADALAALRRARTTLADELGVDPGPALRELESQVLSQSPALRIPPSRAAAPAPQPAPAAPPRDDLTDRDREVAAIRTALDALADGEGGLLLVEGPAGIGKTRLLTESRRMAAQRSVRVLSARGSQLEKAFGYSVVRQLFEPELLDPGRRTELLAGAAAAARGVFDLTAGEGDGSFAILHGLYWLAVNVSAEGPVLLAVDDLQWCDTASLRWLAYLARRLDGVPVLLVATVRTGEQHEDEELLAELELEPAAVVVTPGPLSAAATADMVGRRLGEPVSPLFARACHRTTSGNPLLLRQLLRGLEADRVRPDAAHADRVVAVGSRAVSSMVTLRLRRLPDVLPVARAAAVLGDGAPLPAVAALAGRSDVDTAAALAALARAEIVKDEWPLAFAHPLVRDAVYRELPAPERALLHERAAAVLQAVGAPDEQRAAHLLLAPRRGDDATVALLRRAAATAAERGSSDTAVTLLRRALDEPPDDAGVRRDLLTDLGLLESLVEGAEGVEHLLQAYAQHEDPLVRAELAVVISRTQVFAGPLGVATAFAREARLALPPELDDHRQALAALERQTGFMHGLDPAIWRTQPPPEPSGDGTGAQMLAAALALETTMAGVDRARAVELARFALAGDRLFTVDYGLFWVVAAVVRMLADDDLGDFWARSRAAAHARGSVFAVHSSNLWQGMWHWRRGDLDEALGLLRMAYDQAQIWGHAALGNPYCRAFEIGCHLDRGDLAAARRAADAAAAEPAAGDGARLLQHALARLLVAEGRFEEALGAVVALPAPVPIPNPAWNGWRATGALALHGLGRTEEAVQLAEEEVRLLRTWGAHSYLGAALTLLGRLRGAAGVDDLREAVDLLSGTTAAVDLARARCVLGSAPQVPDDEAVPLLRAASEAAGELGADAVLRRACAALQARGVSDGHRPAAPRSSSMERPVLALAATGLGVPEIAQRLFLTPGTVAAVLEAVDGERLKFLSSSATDAVHP; encoded by the coding sequence GTGGACGACTCTCGGCTGCGGGTGAGCCTCCTCGGCGAGCTCGCGGCCACCTGTTCCGGGGAACCCCTCGACCTGGGCGGTCCGCGGCAGCGCGCCGTCCTCGCCGTGCTGCTGCTCGCCCGCGGCGAGATCGTGCCGGCCGACCGGATCATCGAGTCGGTGTGGGGCGGGCGGCCGCCTGTCGACACCACCGGCGCGCTGCAGTCCTACGTGTCGCACCTGCGCCGGCGGCTCGAGCCCGGCAGCGCCGCCCGGACCCGCTCGGCGGTCATCGTGCGCGAGGGCCCCGGCTACGCCGTCCGGCTGCCGCGCGAGGCGGTGGACGCCTGGCGGTTCGAGGACCTGCTCGCGCAGGCCGCGGCGGCCGAGCACCCGGCGCGGGTGGCCGAGCTGCTGGCCGACGCGCTGCACCTCTGGCGGGGCCCGGCGCTGGCCGACTACGCCGAGGAGCCGTGGGCCGAGGCCGAGATCGGCCGGCTCAGCGAGCTGCGCGCCGCCGCGCGCGAACGGCTGCTCGCCGCCCGCCTCGAGCTGGGCGAGGCGGCGATGCTCGTGCCGGACCTCGAGTCGATGGTCGGCGAGGAACCCCTGCGCGAGGAGCGCTGGCGGCTGCTCGCCCTGGCGCTGTACCGGGCCGGCCGGCAGGCCGACGCCCTCGCCGCGCTGCGCCGGGCAAGGACGACGCTCGCCGACGAGCTCGGCGTCGACCCCGGGCCCGCGCTGCGCGAGCTGGAGTCGCAGGTGCTCAGCCAGTCGCCGGCCCTGCGCATCCCGCCGTCGCGGGCCGCCGCCCCTGCCCCGCAGCCCGCACCGGCCGCTCCGCCGCGCGACGACCTGACCGACCGGGACCGTGAGGTGGCCGCCATCCGGACGGCGCTGGACGCGCTCGCCGACGGCGAGGGCGGCCTGCTGCTGGTCGAGGGCCCGGCCGGGATCGGCAAGACCCGGCTGCTCACCGAATCCCGCCGGATGGCCGCGCAGAGGTCGGTGCGCGTGCTCAGCGCGCGCGGCAGCCAGCTGGAGAAGGCCTTCGGGTACAGCGTCGTCCGGCAGCTGTTCGAGCCCGAGCTGCTCGACCCCGGCCGCCGCACCGAGCTGCTGGCCGGCGCCGCGGCCGCCGCGCGCGGCGTCTTCGACCTCACCGCCGGTGAGGGCGACGGGTCGTTCGCGATCCTCCACGGCCTGTACTGGCTGGCGGTCAACGTGAGCGCCGAGGGCCCGGTGCTGCTCGCCGTCGACGACCTGCAGTGGTGCGACACCGCCTCGCTGCGCTGGCTGGCCTACCTCGCCCGGCGCCTCGACGGCGTGCCGGTCCTGCTCGTGGCCACCGTGCGCACCGGCGAGCAGCACGAGGACGAGGAGCTGCTGGCCGAGCTGGAGCTCGAGCCCGCGGCCGTCGTCGTCACCCCGGGACCGCTGTCGGCCGCGGCGACCGCGGACATGGTCGGCCGCCGGCTCGGCGAGCCGGTGTCGCCGCTGTTCGCGCGCGCCTGCCATCGCACGACGTCGGGCAACCCGCTGCTGCTGCGCCAGCTGCTGCGCGGGCTCGAGGCCGACCGCGTGCGGCCGGACGCCGCCCACGCCGACCGGGTGGTGGCCGTCGGCTCGCGGGCGGTCTCGAGCATGGTCACCCTCCGGCTGCGCCGGTTGCCCGACGTGCTGCCGGTCGCCCGGGCCGCCGCGGTGCTGGGCGACGGTGCGCCGCTGCCCGCCGTGGCCGCGCTGGCCGGGCGGTCGGACGTCGACACCGCCGCCGCGCTGGCCGCCCTCGCCCGCGCCGAGATCGTCAAGGACGAGTGGCCGCTCGCCTTCGCCCACCCCCTGGTCCGCGACGCGGTCTACCGCGAGCTGCCCGCCCCCGAACGGGCGCTGCTGCACGAGCGCGCCGCGGCGGTGCTGCAGGCGGTGGGCGCCCCCGACGAGCAGCGGGCCGCGCACCTGCTCCTGGCTCCCCGGCGCGGGGACGACGCGACCGTCGCGCTGCTGCGGCGGGCCGCGGCCACCGCCGCCGAGCGCGGCTCCTCCGACACGGCCGTCACCCTGCTGCGCCGGGCGCTGGACGAGCCGCCGGACGACGCCGGCGTGCGCCGCGACCTGCTCACCGACCTGGGGCTGCTCGAGTCGCTGGTCGAGGGCGCCGAAGGGGTCGAGCACCTGCTGCAGGCCTACGCCCAGCACGAGGACCCGCTCGTGCGGGCCGAACTGGCCGTCGTCATCAGCCGGACGCAGGTGTTCGCCGGACCGCTGGGGGTCGCGACGGCGTTCGCCCGCGAGGCCCGCCTGGCGCTGCCTCCCGAGCTGGACGACCACCGGCAGGCGCTGGCCGCGCTGGAGCGGCAGACCGGGTTCATGCACGGGCTCGACCCGGCGATCTGGCGCACCCAGCCGCCGCCCGAGCCCAGCGGCGACGGCACCGGAGCCCAGATGCTCGCCGCGGCCCTGGCCCTGGAGACCACGATGGCCGGGGTCGACCGGGCGCGGGCGGTCGAGCTGGCCCGATTCGCCCTGGCCGGCGACCGGCTCTTCACCGTCGACTACGGGCTGTTCTGGGTGGTCGCCGCGGTGGTCCGCATGCTCGCCGACGACGACCTCGGCGACTTCTGGGCCCGCTCCCGCGCGGCCGCCCACGCCCGCGGCTCGGTGTTCGCCGTGCACTCCTCCAACCTGTGGCAGGGCATGTGGCACTGGCGGCGCGGTGACCTCGACGAGGCGCTCGGCCTGCTGCGCATGGCGTACGACCAGGCCCAGATCTGGGGTCACGCGGCGCTCGGCAACCCCTACTGCCGGGCGTTCGAGATCGGCTGCCACCTCGACCGCGGCGACCTCGCGGCGGCCCGGCGGGCGGCCGACGCCGCCGCGGCTGAGCCGGCCGCGGGCGACGGGGCCCGACTGCTGCAGCACGCGCTGGCCCGGCTGCTGGTCGCGGAGGGCCGCTTCGAGGAGGCGCTGGGGGCGGTGGTCGCGCTGCCGGCTCCGGTGCCGATCCCCAACCCGGCCTGGAACGGGTGGCGGGCCACCGGGGCGCTCGCCCTCCACGGCCTGGGTCGCACCGAGGAGGCCGTGCAGCTCGCCGAGGAGGAGGTCCGGCTGCTGCGCACGTGGGGCGCACACAGTTACCTCGGCGCCGCCCTCACGCTGCTCGGCCGGCTGCGCGGAGCGGCCGGCGTGGACGACCTGCGCGAGGCGGTCGACCTGCTGTCCGGCACGACCGCGGCGGTCGACCTGGCCCGGGCACGGTGCGTGCTGGGCAGCGCGCCGCAGGTGCCCGACGACGAGGCGGTCCCGCTGCTGCGCGCGGCGAGCGAGGCCGCCGGCGAGCTCGGCGCGGACGCGGTCCTCCGCCGCGCCTGCGCCGCGCTGCAGGCCCGGGGCGTGAGCGACGGGCACCGGCCCGCCGCCCCCCGCAGCTCGAGCATGGAGCGGCCGGTCCTCGCGCTGGCCGCCACGGGCCTCGGCGTGCCGGAGATCGCGCAGCGGCTGTTCCTGACGCCCGGCACCGTCGCCGCCGTCCTCGAGGCGGTCGACGGTGAGCGCCTCAAGTTCCTCTCAAGTTCCGCGACGGACGCTGTCCACCCCTGA
- a CDS encoding FAD-binding oxidoreductase translates to MTQQPVPAAAHLRAESLRGLCGGSVHLPGDPSYDLARSPWNLQVSDFPAAVAYPAFPDEVAEVLRTATAAGLSVAPQGTGHGAPPLQGNLTEAVLLRTSAMTELQVDEERRSARVGAGVLWGDLCDAAGRAGLAARHPSSPDVGVVGYTLGGGIGWYARARGLQCNAVTAVELVLADGTFVRATEDADADLFWALRGGAAPLGVVTAIEFDLLPLETVVAGYLAWDATEVERLLPAWVDWCARAPEEATTSFRLLQVPPLEHIPRELHGRHLAMIDGAVLGDDASAAELLAPLRALAPEFDTVARVPAASLVRLHLEPEGPTSAYASSTLVGGLPDEAIATVLEKVGPGSGTQLAIAELRQLGGALGRPDPAGGALSYLDGAFLALGVGFEGGPEDWIAQRASAAAFLDALEPWATGRKYLPMHDDRVDTRKVFPPGVHARLSAIRRGVDPRGLFVEPHPAP, encoded by the coding sequence GTGACCCAGCAGCCGGTCCCCGCCGCCGCCCACCTCCGGGCGGAGAGCCTGCGCGGCCTGTGCGGGGGATCGGTGCACCTGCCCGGCGACCCCTCCTACGACCTGGCCCGATCGCCGTGGAACCTGCAGGTGTCGGACTTCCCGGCGGCGGTCGCCTACCCCGCCTTCCCCGACGAGGTCGCCGAGGTGCTGCGCACCGCGACGGCGGCCGGGCTGTCGGTCGCCCCGCAGGGGACCGGGCACGGCGCACCGCCGCTGCAGGGGAACCTGACCGAGGCGGTGCTGCTGCGCACCTCGGCGATGACCGAGCTGCAGGTGGACGAGGAACGGCGCAGCGCCCGCGTGGGGGCCGGTGTGCTCTGGGGGGACCTCTGCGACGCCGCCGGGCGCGCCGGCCTGGCCGCGCGCCACCCGTCGTCGCCGGACGTCGGCGTTGTCGGGTACACCCTCGGCGGCGGGATCGGCTGGTACGCCCGGGCGAGGGGGCTGCAGTGCAACGCCGTCACCGCGGTCGAGCTGGTGCTCGCCGACGGCACGTTCGTGCGGGCCACCGAGGACGCCGACGCCGACCTGTTCTGGGCGCTGCGCGGCGGGGCGGCACCGCTGGGCGTGGTGACCGCGATCGAGTTCGACCTGCTACCGCTGGAGACCGTCGTCGCCGGCTACCTGGCCTGGGACGCGACCGAGGTGGAGCGGCTGCTGCCGGCCTGGGTCGACTGGTGCGCCAGGGCGCCGGAGGAGGCCACCACCTCCTTCCGCCTGTTGCAGGTGCCGCCGCTGGAGCACATCCCGCGCGAGCTGCACGGCCGGCACCTGGCCATGATCGACGGCGCCGTCCTCGGCGACGACGCGTCGGCCGCCGAGCTGCTGGCGCCGCTCCGGGCGCTCGCCCCGGAGTTCGACACGGTGGCCCGGGTGCCGGCCGCGTCGCTCGTCCGGCTGCACCTCGAGCCGGAGGGCCCGACCTCCGCGTACGCCAGCAGCACGCTCGTCGGGGGGCTTCCGGACGAGGCGATCGCCACGGTCCTCGAGAAGGTGGGCCCCGGCTCGGGCACCCAGCTGGCGATCGCGGAGCTGCGCCAGCTCGGCGGAGCCCTCGGCCGCCCGGACCCCGCCGGAGGCGCGCTGTCCTACCTCGACGGCGCGTTCCTCGCGCTCGGGGTCGGCTTCGAGGGCGGCCCGGAGGACTGGATCGCCCAGCGCGCCTCGGCGGCCGCGTTCCTCGACGCCCTGGAGCCCTGGGCCACCGGGCGCAAGTACCTGCCGATGCACGACGACCGGGTCGACACCCGCAAGGTGTTCCCCCCGGGCGTGCACGCGCGGCTGTCCGCGATCCGGCGCGGTGTCGACCCGCGCGGGCTGTTCGTGGAGCCGCACCCGGCACCTTGA
- a CDS encoding FAD-binding oxidoreductase → MSYTLDAVVDDVQIDAPFDVLDAVITGAVHTPEAPEYAAHVTPWNLAVQLTPSAVVDARTAEDVAAAVRFAGAFGLTAGVQGTGHGAIPGIAGHLLVSTKGLDEVTVHPEGWARVGAGVKWLRVVEAAAPYGLAPLSGSVTDVGVVGYTTGGGVGPMARTYGIAADKVRAFDVVTGDGVVRRVTPTENPDLFWALRGGKGTAGIVTAVEFDLVHQPTFYGGSLWFDAVDAPQVIAAWRTWADELPEAGTTSFGLFQLPPLPGVPPMLAGKMTLSIRFLWTGDAAEGERHLNRIRAVAPAILDDCALKPYTAVDSVHTDPVDPTPAIDPAILLSEFPAEAADRLLEVGGHGSGSSLILLEVRALGGQYARAPQHPDAFDHRGARFSVLAVGLAATPDMAAQGMVDAERVFDALARWDSGRVWPNFGPVHDADSARRAYEEATRERLAAIVQAYDPDGVLHYGRWTRSVA, encoded by the coding sequence GTGAGCTACACCCTCGACGCCGTTGTCGACGACGTCCAGATCGACGCCCCGTTCGACGTCCTCGACGCCGTCATCACCGGCGCGGTGCACACCCCCGAGGCCCCCGAGTACGCCGCCCACGTCACCCCGTGGAACCTGGCCGTGCAGCTGACCCCGTCCGCGGTCGTCGACGCGCGCACCGCCGAGGACGTCGCCGCCGCGGTGCGCTTCGCCGGCGCGTTCGGCCTCACCGCCGGCGTCCAGGGCACCGGGCACGGAGCGATCCCGGGGATCGCCGGGCACCTGCTCGTCTCCACCAAGGGCCTCGACGAGGTCACCGTGCACCCCGAGGGCTGGGCCCGCGTCGGCGCCGGAGTCAAGTGGCTGCGCGTGGTCGAGGCGGCCGCCCCGTACGGGCTCGCCCCGCTGTCCGGCTCGGTCACCGACGTCGGCGTGGTCGGCTACACCACCGGCGGCGGCGTGGGCCCGATGGCCCGCACCTACGGGATCGCCGCGGACAAGGTGCGCGCCTTCGACGTCGTCACCGGCGACGGCGTGGTGCGCCGGGTGACCCCCACCGAGAACCCGGACCTGTTCTGGGCGCTGCGCGGCGGCAAGGGGACGGCCGGCATCGTCACCGCGGTCGAGTTCGACCTCGTGCACCAGCCGACGTTCTACGGCGGCTCGCTGTGGTTCGACGCCGTGGACGCACCCCAGGTGATCGCGGCCTGGAGGACCTGGGCCGACGAGCTGCCCGAGGCCGGGACGACGTCGTTCGGCCTGTTCCAGCTGCCGCCGCTGCCGGGGGTGCCCCCGATGCTGGCCGGGAAGATGACGCTGTCCATCCGGTTCCTGTGGACCGGCGACGCGGCCGAGGGCGAGCGGCACCTGAACCGGATCCGCGCCGTCGCCCCGGCGATCCTCGACGACTGCGCGCTCAAGCCCTACACGGCCGTCGACTCGGTGCACACCGACCCGGTGGACCCGACGCCGGCGATCGACCCGGCGATCTTGCTCTCGGAGTTCCCCGCCGAGGCGGCCGACCGCCTGCTCGAGGTGGGCGGGCACGGCTCGGGCTCGTCGCTGATCCTGCTCGAGGTGCGGGCGCTGGGCGGTCAGTACGCCCGTGCGCCGCAGCACCCGGACGCCTTCGACCACCGCGGCGCGCGGTTCAGCGTCCTGGCCGTCGGGCTGGCGGCGACGCCGGACATGGCGGCCCAGGGCATGGTCGACGCGGAGCGCGTGTTCGACGCCCTCGCCCGGTGGGACAGCGGCCGGGTGTGGCCGAACTTCGGTCCGGTGCACGACGCCGACTCGGCCCGGCGCGCCTACGAGGAGGCCACCCGCGAGCGGCTCGCCGCGATCGTGCAGGCCTACGACCCGGACGGCGTCCTGCACTACGGGCGCTGGACGCGGTCGGTGGCTTGA
- a CDS encoding zinc-binding dehydrogenase produces the protein MLAAFVSTPAPKDPLSVLEIGERPEPEVPDGWTTVQVKAVSLNHHDLFSLRGVGLPEERMPMILGTDAAGLDAEGNEVVVHGVVASPGWTGDETLDPKRSLFSELHQGTMAEKVAVPTRNLLPKPAELSFAEAACLPTAWLTAYRMLFVKSGLRPGSTVLVQGASGGVATALIELGKAAGYRIWVTGRSEEKRQAALALGADQAFESGARLPERVDGVMETVGEATWSHSVKSLKPGGVIVTSGATTGFNPGAELNRVFFTQLSVIGSTMGTREELEDLIRMCAVTGIRPAIDVELPLTQAREGFERMLEGRTNGKIVFTL, from the coding sequence ATGCTCGCTGCCTTCGTCTCGACGCCCGCCCCGAAGGACCCGCTCTCCGTCCTGGAGATCGGCGAACGCCCGGAGCCCGAGGTGCCGGACGGCTGGACGACGGTGCAGGTCAAGGCCGTCTCGCTGAACCACCACGACCTGTTCAGCCTGCGCGGCGTCGGCCTGCCCGAGGAGCGGATGCCGATGATCCTCGGCACCGACGCGGCCGGTCTGGACGCCGAGGGCAACGAGGTCGTCGTCCACGGCGTGGTGGCCAGCCCCGGCTGGACCGGCGACGAGACGCTCGACCCGAAGCGCAGCCTGTTCAGCGAGCTGCACCAGGGCACGATGGCCGAGAAGGTCGCCGTCCCGACGCGGAACCTGCTGCCCAAGCCGGCCGAGCTGTCCTTCGCCGAGGCCGCCTGCCTGCCCACCGCCTGGCTCACCGCCTACCGGATGCTGTTCGTGAAGTCCGGGCTGCGGCCCGGCTCGACGGTGCTGGTCCAGGGCGCCAGCGGCGGGGTGGCCACCGCGCTGATCGAGCTCGGCAAGGCCGCGGGCTACCGGATCTGGGTGACCGGCCGCAGCGAGGAGAAGCGGCAGGCGGCGCTCGCGCTCGGCGCCGACCAGGCCTTCGAGTCCGGCGCCCGGCTGCCGGAGCGGGTCGACGGCGTCATGGAGACCGTCGGGGAGGCGACCTGGTCGCACAGCGTCAAGTCGCTCAAGCCGGGCGGGGTGATCGTGACCTCCGGCGCGACGACGGGCTTCAACCCCGGCGCCGAGCTCAACCGGGTCTTCTTCACCCAGCTGTCGGTCATCGGCTCGACCATGGGCACCCGCGAGGAGCTCGAGGACCTCATCCGGATGTGCGCGGTCACCGGCATCCGGCCGGCCATCGACGTCGAGCTCCCGCTGACGCAGGCCCGCGAGGGCTTCGAGCGGATGCTCGAGGGGCGGACGAACGGCAAGATCGTCTTCACCCTGTGA
- the selD gene encoding selenide, water dikinase SelD has protein sequence MTSAPATVRLTQYAHGGGCACKIPPGELEAVVAGLTAGGPVAPAAELVVGLDDGDDAAVVRLAGGQGLVLTTDFFTPVVDDAYTFGRIAAANALSDVYAMGGTPVVAVNLLGWPRDVLPAELAAEVLRGGLEVAQEAGCHVGGGHSIDDPEPKYGMAVTGLVDVDRLITNDAAAPGTALTLTKPLGVGVLNSRLKQTGEVSEEAIASMTALNAAASRAAVAAGIRAGTDVTGFGLLGHLYKMARASGVTAVVDAAAVPYLAGAREALAGGFVSGGTRRNLDWVRPHTDLSAVDEGEALLLADAQTSGGLLLGGEIPGSPVIGEFVPRGEHTVVVR, from the coding sequence GTGACCAGCGCACCTGCCACCGTCCGGCTCACCCAGTACGCGCACGGCGGCGGCTGCGCCTGCAAGATCCCGCCCGGCGAGCTCGAGGCCGTCGTCGCCGGGCTCACCGCCGGCGGTCCGGTCGCCCCGGCGGCAGAACTCGTCGTCGGCCTGGACGACGGCGACGACGCCGCCGTGGTCAGGCTCGCCGGCGGGCAGGGGCTGGTCCTGACCACCGACTTCTTCACCCCGGTGGTCGACGACGCGTACACCTTCGGCCGGATCGCCGCGGCCAACGCGCTCTCCGACGTCTACGCGATGGGCGGCACCCCGGTCGTCGCGGTCAACCTGCTCGGCTGGCCGCGCGACGTGCTGCCGGCAGAGCTGGCCGCGGAGGTGCTGCGCGGCGGGCTGGAGGTCGCCCAGGAGGCCGGCTGCCACGTCGGCGGCGGGCACTCCATCGACGACCCCGAGCCCAAGTACGGCATGGCGGTCACCGGGCTGGTCGACGTCGACCGGCTCATCACCAACGACGCCGCCGCTCCGGGCACCGCCCTCACGCTCACCAAACCGCTCGGTGTCGGCGTGCTCAACAGCCGGCTCAAGCAGACCGGGGAGGTGTCGGAGGAGGCGATCGCCTCGATGACCGCGCTCAACGCGGCGGCCTCGCGCGCCGCGGTCGCCGCGGGCATCCGCGCCGGCACCGACGTCACCGGCTTCGGCCTGCTCGGCCACCTCTACAAGATGGCCCGGGCCAGCGGGGTCACCGCGGTCGTCGACGCCGCCGCCGTCCCGTACCTGGCCGGGGCGCGCGAGGCGCTGGCGGGCGGGTTCGTCTCCGGCGGCACCCGCCGCAACCTGGACTGGGTGCGCCCGCACACCGACCTGTCCGCGGTCGACGAGGGCGAGGCGCTGCTGCTGGCCGACGCGCAGACCTCCGGCGGGCTGCTGCTCGGCGGCGAGATCCCCGGCTCCCCCGTGATCGGCGAATTCGTCCCCCGGGGGGAGCACACCGTCGTCGTCAGGTGA
- a CDS encoding helix-turn-helix transcriptional regulator: protein MASTEHHPAATLPPVTLTPEEAAAIAVALAAQPDGPYADAGRGALEKVLDVLEPDPRRRAQLLATSLWVSAEAGRSAELRSVVEQAVARRRVLVLRYRDGKGQASRREVEPHLLARAHDHWFLVGWCRERQAPRWFREDRIEGAELTTETAPRRDPALFGAPSETHPAGKALGRRPDPADPRRGLTVLPGGKA, encoded by the coding sequence ATGGCCAGCACCGAGCACCACCCCGCCGCCACGCTGCCGCCGGTCACCCTCACGCCCGAGGAGGCGGCGGCCATCGCGGTCGCCCTCGCCGCCCAGCCCGACGGCCCCTACGCCGACGCGGGCCGGGGTGCGCTGGAGAAGGTGCTCGACGTGCTCGAGCCCGATCCGCGCCGCCGCGCGCAGCTGCTGGCGACCAGCCTCTGGGTGAGCGCCGAGGCCGGCCGGTCGGCGGAGCTGCGGTCGGTGGTCGAGCAGGCGGTGGCCCGCCGCCGGGTGCTCGTGCTGCGCTACCGCGACGGCAAGGGCCAGGCCTCCCGCCGCGAGGTCGAGCCGCACCTGCTCGCCCGCGCCCACGACCACTGGTTCCTCGTCGGCTGGTGCCGGGAGCGGCAGGCGCCGCGCTGGTTCCGGGAGGACCGGATCGAGGGCGCCGAGCTCACGACCGAGACCGCGCCCCGCCGCGACCCCGCGCTGTTCGGCGCGCCGTCCGAGACGCACCCGGCCGGCAAGGCGCTGGGCCGCCGTCCCGACCCTGCTGACCCCCGGCGCGGGCTCACCGTCCTCCCCGGCGGCAAGGCGTGA